In Candidatus Roseilinea sp., one DNA window encodes the following:
- a CDS encoding hydrogenase HoxU translates to MPRTLTINGQEISARSDQTILEAARDARIPIPVLCHLDGLTDVGACRMCLVEVAGSNKLLPACTTRVQEGMEVRTDTERLRAYRRQIIELLFAERNHVCAVCVANGHCELQNLGIEVGMEHVRYDYLFPKLGVDLSHERFGMDHNRCILCTRCVRACDQLEGAHTIDVMGRGAKSLIIHDMNVPWGESITCTSCGKCVMACPTGALFKQGSTVAEMVHDAEKLAFLKAARERKVWNV, encoded by the coding sequence ATGCCAAGAACACTTACGATCAACGGTCAGGAAATCAGCGCCCGAAGCGACCAGACTATCCTGGAGGCCGCGCGCGATGCACGCATCCCCATCCCGGTGTTGTGCCATCTGGATGGGCTCACCGACGTGGGCGCATGCCGGATGTGTTTGGTGGAGGTCGCCGGCTCGAACAAGCTCCTGCCCGCGTGCACTACGCGCGTGCAAGAGGGCATGGAGGTGCGCACCGACACCGAACGGCTGCGCGCCTATCGCCGGCAGATCATCGAGCTGCTGTTTGCCGAGCGCAACCACGTCTGCGCGGTGTGTGTGGCCAACGGCCACTGCGAGCTACAAAACCTTGGCATTGAGGTTGGCATGGAGCATGTGCGCTACGACTACCTCTTTCCCAAACTAGGCGTGGACCTGTCGCACGAGCGCTTTGGCATGGATCACAACCGTTGCATTTTGTGCACGCGCTGCGTGCGCGCGTGCGACCAACTCGAGGGCGCGCATACGATTGACGTCATGGGCCGCGGCGCTAAGTCGTTGATCATCCACGACATGAACGTGCCCTGGGGCGAATCCATCACATGCACCAGTTGCGGCAAGTGCGTGATGGCCTGTCCAACCGGCGCCTTGTTCAAACAGGGCTCCACCGTCGCCGAGATGGTGCACGACGCCGAGAAGCTGGCCTTCTTGAAGGCCGCGCGCGAGCGGAAAGTGTGGAATGTGTGA
- a CDS encoding oxidoreductase, with product MGKLRFASVWMGGCSGCHMSFLDLDEWLFDLAEAVEVVYSPVADIKTFPENVDVTLVEGAIANQDHLELIHTIRKNSRLVVSFGDCAVTGNVTAMRNPLGGADVVLDRAYQDAQLLRPQVPHDDGIVPPLIDRVLPVHAVIPVDLYIPGCPPPAKRIRAVLQALIEGKPPEMIGREMLKFG from the coding sequence ATGGGCAAGCTCAGATTCGCATCGGTATGGATGGGCGGCTGCTCCGGCTGCCACATGTCGTTCCTCGACCTGGACGAGTGGTTATTCGACTTGGCCGAGGCGGTGGAGGTGGTGTATAGCCCGGTGGCCGATATCAAGACCTTCCCGGAGAATGTGGACGTGACGCTGGTCGAGGGCGCAATTGCCAACCAGGATCACCTGGAGCTGATCCACACCATTCGCAAGAACAGCCGACTGGTCGTGTCGTTCGGCGACTGCGCGGTGACCGGCAACGTGACCGCCATGCGCAACCCGCTCGGCGGCGCCGACGTCGTGCTCGACCGCGCCTATCAGGACGCGCAACTGCTGCGCCCCCAAGTCCCGCACGACGACGGCATCGTGCCGCCGCTGATAGATCGCGTGTTGCCGGTGCACGCCGTCATCCCGGTGGACTTGTACATCCCCGGCTGCCCGCCGCCGGCTAAACGCATCCGTGCAGTGCTGCAAGCCCTCATCGAGGGTAAGCCGCCAGAGATGATCGGCCGCGAGATGTTGAAATTCGGTTGA
- a CDS encoding NADP oxidoreductase has product MTQRIVIDPVTRIEGHAKISIYLDDAGEVSDARFHVVEFRGFEKFCEGRPLGEMAGITARVCGICPVSHLLASAKTGDDIFAVSIPPAAEKLRRLMNLGQIVQSHALSFFHLSSPDLLLGYDSDPAQRNVFGLIARYPDLARGGIRLRQFGQEVIELLGGRKIHPAWAVPGGVREPLTPENRDYLRGRLPEALDTVKRALAFFKRYADAHSDEVAHFGNFPTLFMGLVSKDGGRWEHYDGWLRITDSDGNVLVDGFDPRHYAQILGEAVEPWSYLKSPYYKPLGYPDGAYRVGPLARLNICSGMGTPQADAELAEFRQRGNAHGVVTSSFMYHYARLVEILAALERIALLLDDPDLLSPRVRASGGINKLHGVGVSEAPRGTLFHDYEVDEHGMIRRVNLIIATGQNNIAMNRTVKQIAQHWIHGATAGIPEGLLNRVEAGIRAFDPCLSCSTHAIGHMPMIVTLVGSDGAVLAEVKRE; this is encoded by the coding sequence ATGACTCAACGGATTGTGATTGACCCGGTCACTCGGATCGAGGGCCACGCCAAGATTTCGATCTACCTCGACGACGCCGGCGAAGTGAGCGACGCGCGCTTCCACGTGGTGGAGTTTCGCGGCTTCGAGAAGTTCTGCGAAGGCCGGCCGCTGGGCGAGATGGCCGGCATCACGGCGCGCGTGTGCGGCATCTGCCCCGTCAGCCACCTGTTGGCCAGCGCCAAGACCGGCGACGACATCTTCGCCGTGAGCATTCCCCCAGCGGCGGAGAAGCTGCGCCGGCTGATGAACCTTGGCCAAATCGTGCAATCGCACGCGCTGAGCTTCTTCCACCTAAGCTCACCCGACCTGCTGCTGGGTTACGACAGCGATCCGGCCCAGCGCAACGTGTTCGGCTTGATCGCGCGCTACCCCGACCTGGCGCGCGGCGGCATTCGGCTGCGCCAGTTTGGCCAAGAAGTGATCGAGTTGCTGGGTGGGCGCAAGATCCATCCGGCTTGGGCGGTGCCCGGCGGCGTGCGCGAACCGCTGACGCCGGAGAACCGTGACTATTTGCGCGGCCGGCTGCCGGAAGCCCTCGACACGGTGAAGCGCGCGCTCGCCTTCTTCAAGCGCTACGCCGATGCGCACTCCGACGAAGTGGCGCACTTTGGCAACTTCCCCACCCTATTCATGGGCTTGGTGAGCAAGGACGGCGGCCGGTGGGAGCATTACGACGGCTGGCTGCGCATCACCGACAGCGACGGGAACGTATTGGTGGATGGGTTCGACCCACGCCACTACGCCCAAATACTGGGCGAAGCGGTCGAGCCATGGTCTTACCTCAAATCGCCGTATTACAAACCGCTGGGCTATCCCGACGGCGCGTATCGCGTTGGGCCGCTGGCGCGGCTGAACATCTGCTCCGGCATGGGGACGCCACAGGCCGATGCCGAACTGGCCGAGTTCCGGCAGCGCGGCAACGCGCACGGCGTGGTCACATCATCGTTCATGTATCACTACGCACGCCTCGTCGAGATCCTGGCTGCACTCGAGCGCATCGCGCTGCTGCTCGACGATCCAGACCTCCTCTCGCCCCGTGTGCGCGCCAGCGGCGGCATCAACAAGCTGCACGGCGTCGGCGTCAGCGAAGCGCCGCGCGGCACGTTGTTCCACGACTACGAAGTGGACGAGCACGGCATGATCCGTCGCGTGAACTTGATCATCGCCACCGGCCAGAACAACATCGCCATGAACCGCACGGTCAAGCAGATTGCGCAGCACTGGATCCACGGCGCAACGGCCGGTATTCCAGAAGGGCTGCTGAATCGGGTCGAGGCCGGCATTCGCGCGTTTGACCCGTGCCTGAGCTGCTCCACCCACGCCATCGGCCACATGCCTATGATTGTGACGTTAGTCGGCAGCGACGGCGCGGTGCTTGCCGAGGTCAAACGTGAGTAA
- the hoxP gene encoding hydrogenase produces the protein MSKEVATDFLIIGYGNPLRHDDGAGPRVAEIVASWRLPNVRAISAHQLTPELTDALASAEVVIFVDARRTDPHAQPPADVTFTAIGAAEDRAGAADTHTSDPRRLLALTQRLYGRCPQAWLVSVPGVDFDFGESLSERARQGVEVALRRIRLLFTSR, from the coding sequence GTGAGTAAAGAGGTTGCCACCGACTTTCTGATCATCGGCTACGGCAACCCGTTGCGGCACGATGACGGCGCCGGCCCGCGCGTAGCCGAAATCGTGGCCTCTTGGCGCCTGCCCAACGTGCGCGCCATTTCAGCGCACCAATTGACGCCAGAGCTCACCGATGCGCTGGCAAGCGCCGAAGTGGTGATCTTCGTAGACGCGCGACGCACTGACCCGCACGCCCAACCGCCTGCCGACGTCACCTTCACCGCGATCGGCGCAGCAGAAGATAGAGCGGGAGCGGCCGATACACACACGAGCGACCCACGAAGGCTGCTGGCGCTGACCCAACGACTATACGGACGCTGCCCGCAGGCTTGGTTAGTCTCGGTGCCCGGCGTGGACTTCGACTTCGGCGAGTCGCTCTCCGAACGGGCGCGTCAGGGCGTCGAAGTCGCGCTGCGCCGCATCCGGCTGCTCTTCACCAGTCGGTGA
- a CDS encoding cytochrome P450 codes for MTTITSLTQFAALPGRRSPLIFDAAWDIRRKGFLQFLHDEWRRHGDLFEIQIGPRKMTLAIHPDHVHHISIVRRDIYDKRESYDIVRELLLGNGVLTATGAAWRRQRQLMSPFFTPRGVEQFLAIIIRDAQQFIARWQGKVGSVVEMLDEMMFVTASIILRSLFTTESDETLLELKNDVETMIQFTATRQSRPLRLPMWLKIGENRRYSHARRRVHAYIQDVIAQRRAMPVERWPNDLLSKLMLARDEETGEAVSDALLRDETITLFFAGHETTARTLTFAWYALAKQPEVARRLRDEIDTVLGDREPTVEDLKRMPYTLQVIKETMRLYPAAPLYARDATQDDVIDGKRIPAGSTVILAPFLTHRHPRFWDEPERFDPERWTPEREASQHPYAYHPFAAGQRICLGNNFSLFESHILLAMLARQFTPELANPRHDPQLDMAGTLISRNGMPMRIVRRA; via the coding sequence ATGACCACGATTACTTCATTGACGCAATTCGCAGCGCTGCCCGGGCGCCGAAGCCCGCTCATCTTCGACGCCGCGTGGGACATCCGGCGCAAAGGCTTTCTGCAATTTCTACACGACGAATGGCGCCGACATGGCGACTTGTTTGAAATCCAGATCGGCCCGCGCAAGATGACCTTGGCCATCCATCCCGATCACGTGCATCACATCAGCATCGTTCGACGCGACATCTACGACAAGCGCGAAAGCTACGACATCGTGCGCGAGCTGCTGCTGGGGAACGGGGTGCTGACGGCCACCGGCGCAGCCTGGCGCAGACAGCGCCAACTGATGTCGCCCTTCTTTACGCCGCGCGGCGTCGAGCAGTTCCTGGCGATCATTATTCGCGACGCGCAGCAATTCATCGCGCGCTGGCAAGGCAAGGTTGGCTCCGTCGTCGAGATGCTCGACGAGATGATGTTCGTGACGGCCTCGATCATCCTACGCAGCCTGTTCACCACCGAATCGGACGAGACGCTGTTGGAGCTGAAGAACGACGTTGAAACGATGATCCAGTTCACCGCGACCCGTCAGAGCAGGCCGCTGAGGCTGCCGATGTGGCTCAAGATCGGCGAGAACAGGCGTTACAGCCACGCGCGCCGGCGCGTGCATGCGTATATCCAAGATGTGATCGCGCAGCGTCGCGCCATGCCGGTCGAACGCTGGCCGAACGACTTGCTGAGCAAGCTGATGCTAGCGCGCGACGAGGAAACCGGCGAAGCGGTATCCGATGCGTTGCTGCGCGACGAGACGATCACCCTGTTCTTTGCCGGCCACGAAACAACCGCGCGCACGTTGACCTTTGCCTGGTATGCGTTAGCCAAGCAGCCAGAAGTCGCCCGCCGACTGCGCGACGAAATTGACACGGTGCTGGGCGATCGCGAGCCGACGGTCGAGGATCTCAAGCGCATGCCTTACACCTTGCAGGTCATCAAGGAAACGATGCGGTTGTATCCAGCCGCACCGCTCTATGCGCGTGACGCGACCCAGGACGACGTGATTGACGGGAAGCGCATCCCCGCCGGTTCCACCGTCATCCTCGCCCCTTTTCTCACACATCGCCATCCTCGGTTCTGGGATGAGCCGGAACGATTCGATCCGGAGCGCTGGACGCCGGAGCGCGAAGCGTCGCAACACCCCTACGCCTATCATCCTTTCGCAGCCGGACAACGCATCTGCCTGGGGAACAACTTCTCGCTATTCGAGTCGCATATCCTGCTGGCGATGCTGGCGCGGCAATTTACGCCCGAATTGGCCAACCCGCGACACGATCCGCAGCTCGACATGGCCGGCACGCTGATCTCGCGCAACGGCATGCCGATGCGCATCGTCCGGCGCGCGTGA